From the genome of Streptomyces sp. NBC_00659, one region includes:
- a CDS encoding class I SAM-dependent methyltransferase, with protein sequence MADESGFQLKGSAPERYERYAAPFMAPFVEAILDAVDLYPGAKVLDLACGTGFAARAAAARVGPAGRVSGADINTGMIGVAAEYAPRMYPDIEFTVAPAERLPYEDAAFDAVVCQQGVQFFPDLDAAFAETARVMRPGGRFAATAWAARDLIPYFVAQYEAVEEHGGKELAADYEGAFSGTPERLSAALRGAGFHDVAVRQVTFGIPFPPLDAYAPGQLSSTSWGQAIVDTAGEDALLRAGRTVHTRLAGHTAPDGTATLPFTANLLTGIR encoded by the coding sequence ATGGCAGACGAATCGGGCTTTCAGCTCAAAGGAAGTGCCCCCGAGCGCTACGAGCGGTACGCGGCGCCGTTCATGGCGCCCTTCGTGGAAGCGATCCTGGACGCGGTCGACCTGTACCCCGGAGCCAAGGTGCTCGACCTGGCCTGCGGCACGGGCTTCGCGGCCCGCGCGGCGGCGGCCCGGGTCGGCCCCGCCGGCCGGGTCTCGGGGGCGGACATCAACACGGGCATGATCGGCGTGGCCGCGGAGTACGCGCCCCGCATGTACCCGGACATCGAGTTCACCGTCGCCCCCGCCGAAAGGCTCCCCTACGAGGACGCGGCCTTCGACGCGGTCGTGTGCCAGCAGGGCGTCCAGTTCTTCCCCGACCTGGACGCGGCCTTCGCGGAGACGGCCCGCGTGATGCGCCCCGGCGGCCGCTTCGCCGCCACCGCGTGGGCCGCCAGAGACCTCATCCCGTACTTCGTCGCCCAGTACGAGGCGGTCGAGGAACACGGCGGCAAGGAACTCGCGGCGGACTACGAGGGCGCGTTCTCCGGCACCCCCGAACGGCTCTCCGCCGCCCTGCGAGGCGCCGGCTTCCACGACGTCGCCGTCCGCCAGGTCACCTTCGGCATCCCGTTCCCGCCCCTCGACGCGTACGCCCCCGGCCAGCTCTCGTCCACATCCTGGGGACAGGCGATCGTCGACACCGCGGGCGAGGACGCACTCCTGCGCGCGGGGCGGACCGTCCACACCCGGCTCGCCGGCCACACCGCCCCCGACGGCACCGCCACCCTCCCCTTCACCGCCAACCTGCTGACCGGCATCCGCTGA
- a CDS encoding MDR family MFS transporter — translation MGAAMRRIHVGNALSAFGLGFTVPFLYVYVAQVRGLGSMTASIVLAVFAVAALVVLPFAGRAIVRRGPLPVLLVALVTAALGALSLGLANSATTVVLSAAALGAGQAVMQPSLATMIVDCSTADTRSRAFATQFFLQNLGLGVGGLIGGHIVDPDRASSFTLLFAIEAAMFLVLVVLMATVRMPHAPHIKGDRPQARGGSWKQLLGNRAMVQLSVLGFVLFFACYGQFESGLSAYGVEAAGISTSALGTAMAANTAMIVVAQFAVLKFVERRKRSRVIAAVGLIWAVAWLAAGYAGLGHGSRTMATAAFVSTYALFGLGEAMLSPTIAPLVADLAPAGMAGQYNSAFALVKQLALAIGPAVGGPMGASLHGPYVVTFLLFSLGITFLAVRLGRQLTPVQDQPSLARSRVVAQGGAPAEPVPASA, via the coding sequence ATGGGCGCAGCGATGCGCCGTATCCACGTGGGCAACGCGCTCAGCGCGTTCGGGCTCGGCTTTACCGTCCCCTTCCTCTACGTCTATGTGGCGCAGGTGCGGGGACTCGGCTCCATGACGGCGAGCATCGTGCTCGCCGTCTTCGCCGTGGCCGCTCTCGTCGTGCTGCCGTTCGCCGGGCGGGCGATCGTCCGGCGCGGTCCCCTGCCGGTGCTCCTCGTCGCCCTGGTCACAGCCGCCCTGGGTGCGCTGAGCCTCGGACTGGCGAACAGCGCGACGACCGTGGTGCTGTCGGCCGCGGCGCTCGGTGCCGGACAGGCCGTGATGCAGCCGTCGCTCGCGACGATGATCGTGGACTGCTCCACGGCGGACACCCGGTCGCGCGCCTTCGCGACGCAGTTCTTCCTGCAGAACCTGGGCCTCGGTGTCGGCGGCCTCATCGGCGGGCACATCGTCGACCCGGACCGCGCGAGCTCGTTCACGCTGCTGTTCGCGATCGAGGCGGCGATGTTCCTGGTGCTGGTCGTGCTGATGGCGACCGTGCGGATGCCGCACGCGCCGCACATCAAGGGGGACAGGCCGCAGGCCAGGGGCGGCAGCTGGAAGCAGCTGCTCGGCAACCGGGCCATGGTGCAGCTGTCCGTGCTGGGCTTCGTGCTGTTCTTCGCCTGCTACGGACAGTTCGAGTCGGGGCTTTCCGCGTACGGCGTGGAGGCGGCCGGGATCTCCACGTCCGCGCTCGGTACGGCGATGGCGGCGAACACGGCGATGATCGTGGTCGCGCAGTTCGCGGTGCTGAAGTTCGTCGAGCGCCGCAAGCGGTCCCGGGTGATCGCCGCGGTCGGGCTCATCTGGGCCGTCGCCTGGCTGGCGGCCGGATACGCGGGCCTCGGGCACGGCAGCCGGACCATGGCGACGGCGGCCTTCGTCTCCACGTACGCGCTCTTCGGGCTCGGTGAGGCGATGCTGTCGCCGACGATCGCGCCGCTGGTCGCCGATCTGGCACCGGCGGGCATGGCGGGTCAGTACAACTCCGCCTTCGCCCTGGTGAAGCAGCTCGCGCTGGCGATCGGCCCCGCGGTGGGCGGCCCGATGGGGGCCTCGCTGCACGGCCCGTACGTCGTGACGTTCCTGCTCTTCTCGCTCGGGATCACCTTCCTGGCCGTACGGCTCGGGCGGCAGCTCACGCCCGTACAGGATCAGCCGTCGCTCGCGCGGAGCCGGGTGGTCGCGCAGGGCGGGGCTCCGGCCGAGCCGGTGCCCGCGAGCGCCTGA